Proteins encoded in a region of the Balaenoptera musculus isolate JJ_BM4_2016_0621 chromosome 5, mBalMus1.pri.v3, whole genome shotgun sequence genome:
- the PDHA2 gene encoding LOW QUALITY PROTEIN: pyruvate dehydrogenase E1 component subunit alpha, testis-specific form, mitochondrial (The sequence of the model RefSeq protein was modified relative to this genomic sequence to represent the inferred CDS: inserted 2 bases in 1 codon; substituted 2 bases at 2 genomic stop codons): MLAAAVSSVLSVVTQKPANRVPVASCNYSNDATFEIKKCDLYRLEEGPHVTAVLSREDGLKYYRMMQTVRRMELKADQLXKQKFIRGFCHLCDGQEACCVGLEAGLNPMGHVIASCRAHGSCCTRGLSVPSILAELTGRRGVCAEGEGGSMHMYAKNFCGGNGIVGAQGPLGAGIALACKYKGNSEVCXTLHGNGAANQGQISEAYNMAAVWNLPCIFICENNRYGMGISVERXYKRGNFIPGLTVDGMEVLCVWEATKVAADYCRSGKGPILMELLAYRYHGHSMSDSGISYRTREEVQNLRSKSHPIMLLKGKMLNNKLASIEELKEIDVEVRKEIDAAAQCAITDPEPPLEELSHHIHSTNPPFEIRGANQWIRFKSVS, encoded by the exons ATGCTGGCTGCTGCTGTCTCCAGCGTGCTGTCTGTTGTCACCCAGAAGCCCGCTAACAGGGTGCCTGTGGCATCCTGTAACTATTCAAATGATGCTACATTTGAGATTAAGAAATGTGATCTTTATCGGTTGGAAGAGGGTCCCCATGTCACCGCAGTGCTCAGCCGGGAGGATGGACTCAAATACTACAGGATGATGCAGACCGTTCGTCGAATGGAATTGAAGGCGGATCAGttgtaaaaacagaaatttattcgtGGTTTCTGTCACTTGTGTGATGGTCAGGAAGCTTGCTGTGTGGGTCTTGAGGCTGGGCTAAATCCCATGGGTCATGTCATTGCATCCTGTCGGGCTCATGGCTCATGCTGTACTCGTGGACTTTCTGTCCCATCAATTCTTGCAGAGCTGACAGGTCGAAGAGGTGTCTGTGCTGAAGGAGAAGGAGGGTCAATGCATATGTATGCCAAGAACTTCTGTGGAGGCAATGGCATTGTCGGTGCTCAGGGACCGCTGGGAGCTGGTATTGCTCTGGCCTGTAAATATAAGGGAAACAGCGAGGTGTGTTAGACTCTACATGGGAATGGTGCCGCTAATCAGGGTCAGATATCTGAAGCTTATAATATGGCAGCTGTGTGGAATTTACCTTGTATTTTCATCTGCGAGAATAACCGCTATGGAATGGGAATATCTGTTGAGAG CTACAAGAGAGGCAATTTCATCCCTGGTCTAACGGTAGATGGAATGGAGGTTCTATGTGTTTGGGAGGCAACTAAGGTTGCAGCTGACTATTGTAGATCTGGAAAGGGGCCCATACTGATGGAGCTGCTGGCATACCGTTATCATGGACACAGTATGAGTGACTCTGGAATCAGTTATCGTACACGAGAAGAAGTTCAGAATTTAAGAAGTAAGAGCCATCCTATCATGCTTCTCAAAGGTAAAATGCTAAACAACAAACTTGCCAGTATTGAAGAACTGAAGGAAATTGATGTTGAAGTGAGGAAAGAAATTGATGCTGCTGCTCAGTGTGCTATAACCGATCCTGAACCACCTTTGGAAGAATTAAGCCATCACATCCACAGCACTAATCCACCTTTTGAAATTCGTGGTGCAAATCAGTGGATCAGGTTTAAGTCAGTCAGTTAA